In Candidatus Methylomirabilota bacterium, the genomic stretch GACCTCGTCGTAGCCGATCTCGCCGTCACCGAGGTCGCCTCGGCGTTGTCACGAGGCGTGCGTCAGGGCGCCCTCACGCCGGAGGCCGCGCGTCGCGTGCAGCGCACGATCATCGAAAGCCTCGACGGGTCGCCGTACCAGCGCGTCGAGCTGACCCGCGAGCTTCACCGTCGTGCGGAGCACCTCCTCCTCACGTTGACGACCACGCCGCTCCGCGCGGCCGACGCGCTTCACCTGGCGTTGGCCCTCGCGGCCCGGGCGGCCTCGATGGCGGTGTTCGACGTGCGACTCGCCGCCGGGGCGCGGGCCGTCGGCCTTGCCGTGTACACGGGGTGAGTCAGGTCTGGAGGTCACCCACCGCCGCCGACAGGGCCTCGAGCTCGGCGCGCCAGGACGCGGGCGCCGTCACCGGACGCACGACGAACTTGGAGAAGCCGACGGCGATGAAGCGCTCGATGAGCTTCCGCAGCGCGGGCAACCCGACCGGCGTCAGCTCGACCGATCGCGGACGCCGGGCGATCATCATGCGCGCGGTCGCCGGGTCGAGGGGCGCGCCGGCGTAGCCGATGCTCACGCCGAAGTGCTCGCTGCTGATCGAGCGCCCGGCCCGGGCCGCGGCGTCTTCGATCACGACGCGTCCCGCCGCCGCCTCCTCCGGCGTGCACAGCGAGGGCAGCCACCCGTCCGACAACCGGCCGCAGCGTTCGAGGGCGGCGGGCACCGTGCCGCCGAGCCAGACCTCGAGCGGCTGCTGCACCGGTAGAGGCGAGAGCTTGACGTCGCGGAAGCTCCCGGCTGCGCCCTCGTGGCTCACCGTCTCGCCCGCCCACAGGCGCCGCAACAGCGGAAGCGCCTCGTCGATGACGGCACCGCGGCGCTTGGGCTCGACGCCGATCGCATCGCGCTCCGGCGCGTAGGTGAGCCCGGGGACCAGCGTCACCAGCAGGCGCCCCTGGCAGAGCACGTCCAGGCTCGCGAGCTGCTTGGCGAGCCGCACGACGTTGCGCCCCGGCAAGAGCATCGTGGTCCCGAGCTTCACGCGCGGATTGCTCGCGGCCGCCCAGGCGAGGCCCACCACGGGATCGAGCACGGGGCCGGTCAGCACCTCCGAGAGCCACAGCGAGTCGAACCCCAGCTGATCCAGACCCGTGACGAGCTCGGCCAGCGCGTCCGGCGTAGAGGAAGCGCCTCCGGCCCCGACTCCGATGCGGATTTTCATGTCAAATCCTCGCGCTTCACGACTGAGTTAGATCTTCTGCGCCCCGTCGAGCCTTGCGAACTTCCGGTCGAACGTGCCGACGGGCAGGTGCCCGGCCTTGCGAGCGATCTCGAGGACCAGGCAGTCGGAAAAGTCCACCCGCGGGTGTCGCCGGTAGCGCTCCAGCGCTGCGGTGACGACGTCGGCGTCCTGAATCGTCACGTGCTGGTGGTTGAGAAGCATCTCGACCGCGGTGGCAATTGCAGGCGGAGCGAGGTCGTAAACTGCGCTCAGAACCCAGGTCGTCTCGGCGAGCACGAGGTGACCGACCCATCCGCCGGATTCGACGAAGGAGTCGGCGGCCGCCGCTTGCCTGGCATCGTCGCGCGTGATCAGGCGGACGAGGACATTGGTGTCAACGGCGCGCATGCTGCTTCCGCGCGTGGCGCCGGATTCCCTCCTTGAGCTGCTCGAGCGTCTTCGGCTTTGGGGCGCGCTTCGGGAAGAGTGCCCGATGGATGTCGTCGGAAGAGTAGCGCCCCGCCCGGCGGACTACGATGGCGCCGCCGTCGTCGTCCCACTCCAGGAGGGCTCCCGGGCCTACGCCAAGGCGCCGACGGACCGCGGCCGGGACGGACACCTGGCCCTGCGCGGTGAGCTTCGAGTGGGCGATCGGTGACATACACGTCTATTACCACGGTAATGCACCGGGATCAACGCCGCAGTTCAGAGACAGCCCGAGACGATCGCCGAGGCGCCTCGGCTCGTCGCTACGACTCGTGCACGGCCGCGAGGACCGGCGGCAGGGCCGCCAGCACCTCGCGGAGGCACTGGCGAATCCGGGCGATGTTCGCTTCCGCCTTCTCGGGGATTTCCCCTCGTCTCACCTGGGCGATGAACTCCTCGCCCGTGGTCGTCATCAGCAAGGACGCATTGATCTCCAGCTGGAGCGCGTGGACGCGCCGGGTCCGGGGTTGACCATACGTGGCCACGATGTTGCCCCCGGTGTAGCCGCTGACGTTCTGGTGCGCCTCGAAGCCGTGACGGGTGAAGATCGCGGCCGCGGTCGCCGCGAGCGCCGGGGCGCACGTCGCATCGTGGCGCGTGCCGATGATCACCTGGTGGTCCTTCATCCGCCGCGGGCTCCCGGTGTGACCGTCGAGGAGCAGCGCGTGCCCGTAGGCCTGGCGCAGCTCGGCGAGCAGGAGCTCCAGGGCCGCGTAGTAGGGGTCGTAGAGCGTCCGCAAGCGCTCCTCGAGGTCGCCGAGCCCGAGCGGACGCGCGAAGATCGGCGCGTCGCGCATGGTGTGGGTGCGCACTACGCCGCGCCGGGAGCGCACCTCGCCGTCCTTGTGCTCGAAGTCGTCGCGGCGGCGATTGACGTCCACGAACATGCGCGAGAACGGTGTCGCCAGGACCGTGGCCCCATCCTTATATAAGTCGGCGTAGAGATCGCCGGCGAAGGTATCGGCAAACCCGTACGCGAAGGTCTCGAACGATGGCTCGCAGTAGTCGTCACGGGTGATGTGGGGCAGGGGCTCCGTGCCGTAGTGGGGCACGCTCACCAGCACCGGCGTGCGCGCCCCCGGCGCTGGGTGCCTGACGATCGGGAATGAGCGCTCCATGGGCGATGTCCACCCAAGCCTAGCATCGTGGCCTCTCGTGTATCCATCGAGATACGTTGACGCGCCCGTGGGCCGCCGATACGATGCGCGCGATGGCGAGCTACGAGGCCAGGGCCCGACGCTTCAGCCGAGCCGAGTACGAGAGGATCATCGACCTCGGCGTGTTCCAGCCGGGCGAGGCCATCGAGCTGATCGGCGGTGAGCTCATGGTCGCCGAACCCCAAAGCGCGCCGCACTACACGGCGATCCAGAAGACCGCGAAAGCGCTGGAGGCCGCGTTCGGGCCGGGGTGGACCGTTCGCTCGCAAGGGCCCATCGGACTCGACGACGACTCCGAGCCCGAGCCCGACGTCGCGGTCGTCCAGGGGAGTCTAGAGGACTATGGCCGCGCGCATCCCTCGCGTCCGGCCCTCACCGTCGAGGTGGCCGAGTCGAGCCTCGCCGTCGATCGCCAGCACAAGGGCAGCCTCTACGCGCGGGCCGGCCTGCCGGACTATTGGATCCTCAACCTGGTGGACCGCGTCCTCGAGGTGTACCGCGAGCCGGCCCCCGACGCCGCGGCGCCGTTCGGCTGGCGCTACGCCCGCCGCGAGGTGCTCGACGCCTCCGCGCGCGTCACGCCTCTGGCGACACCGGGATGGAGCATCCTCGTCGCGTATCTGCTCCCGTGACCGGCTGACCCGCCTGTCGCCGGCGGCGGGGTAGACGTGACCGCAGCTAGTGGCTACAATGGCTACATGGAGGTCGGCCATGGCGACGGTCGGAGTTCGTGACCTCAAGAATCGGCTGACGCACTACCTGGGACGCGCGAAGCGAGGCGAAGAGGTCGTCGTCACCGAGCGCGGCAGGCCGGTGGCCATCCTCGCGTCCATCGGGTCCATCGAGAAGCCGCAGTCGCTCCAGGCGCAGCTCGCCAAGCTGGCGGCCAGCGGCCTCGTGATCTTGCCGACCGCCAAGCGCCTCACACGTGTCCGCCGGGTCCGCGTCTCGGGGCAGCCGGTCTCTCGCACGATCCTCGAGGATCGACGCTGACGTACCTGGACACCAGTGCGCTGATCAAGCGGTTCGTCGCGGAACGCGGGTCCGCGTCCGTGGCGCGCTTGACGCGGCCCGACGCGCCCGTCGGCACGGCCACGATCGCCTATGCAGAAACGTACTCGGGACTGGCCCGCCGGCATCGCGACGGCCACCTGTCCGCGACCGACTACGCGAACGCGTGCGAGCAATTCGAACGAGACTGGTCCGGGTATCTGCGGATCCGTCTCGACGAAGACGTGCTCGGCGCTGCCCGTCTCGTCATCCAGCGCCACGCCCTTCGTGGGTTCGACGGGATCCA encodes the following:
- a CDS encoding LLM class flavin-dependent oxidoreductase, with protein sequence MKIRIGVGAGGASSTPDALAELVTGLDQLGFDSLWLSEVLTGPVLDPVVGLAWAAASNPRVKLGTTMLLPGRNVVRLAKQLASLDVLCQGRLLVTLVPGLTYAPERDAIGVEPKRRGAVIDEALPLLRRLWAGETVSHEGAAGSFRDVKLSPLPVQQPLEVWLGGTVPAALERCGRLSDGWLPSLCTPEEAAAGRVVIEDAAARAGRSISSEHFGVSIGYAGAPLDPATARMMIARRPRSVELTPVGLPALRKLIERFIAVGFSKFVVRPVTAPASWRAELEALSAAVGDLQT
- a CDS encoding N-formylglutamate amidohydrolase, whose translation is MERSFPIVRHPAPGARTPVLVSVPHYGTEPLPHITRDDYCEPSFETFAYGFADTFAGDLYADLYKDGATVLATPFSRMFVDVNRRRDDFEHKDGEVRSRRGVVRTHTMRDAPIFARPLGLGDLEERLRTLYDPYYAALELLLAELRQAYGHALLLDGHTGSPRRMKDHQVIIGTRHDATCAPALAATAAAIFTRHGFEAHQNVSGYTGGNIVATYGQPRTRRVHALQLEINASLLMTTTGEEFIAQVRRGEIPEKAEANIARIRQCLREVLAALPPVLAAVHES
- a CDS encoding AbrB/MazE/SpoVT family DNA-binding domain-containing protein; protein product: MSPIAHSKLTAQGQVSVPAAVRRRLGVGPGALLEWDDDGGAIVVRRAGRYSSDDIHRALFPKRAPKPKTLEQLKEGIRRHARKQHARR
- a CDS encoding type II toxin-antitoxin system prevent-host-death family antitoxin, with product MATVGVRDLKNRLTHYLGRAKRGEEVVVTERGRPVAILASIGSIEKPQSLQAQLAKLAASGLVILPTAKRLTRVRRVRVSGQPVSRTILEDRR
- a CDS encoding Uma2 family endonuclease, with protein sequence MASYEARARRFSRAEYERIIDLGVFQPGEAIELIGGELMVAEPQSAPHYTAIQKTAKALEAAFGPGWTVRSQGPIGLDDDSEPEPDVAVVQGSLEDYGRAHPSRPALTVEVAESSLAVDRQHKGSLYARAGLPDYWILNLVDRVLEVYREPAPDAAAPFGWRYARREVLDASARVTPLATPGWSILVAYLLP
- a CDS encoding type II toxin-antitoxin system VapC family toxin — translated: MPGPLYCDTSALLKLYLAEPGSAEFTRAIEGRDDLVVADLAVTEVASALSRGVRQGALTPEAARRVQRTIIESLDGSPYQRVELTRELHRRAEHLLLTLTTTPLRAADALHLALALAARAASMAVFDVRLAAGARAVGLAVYTG
- a CDS encoding type II toxin-antitoxin system VapC family toxin — protein: MRAVDTNVLVRLITRDDARQAAAADSFVESGGWVGHLVLAETTWVLSAVYDLAPPAIATAVEMLLNHQHVTIQDADVVTAALERYRRHPRVDFSDCLVLEIARKAGHLPVGTFDRKFARLDGAQKI
- a CDS encoding type II toxin-antitoxin system VapC family toxin; this translates as MDTSALIKRFVAERGSASVARLTRPDAPVGTATIAYAETYSGLARRHRDGHLSATDYANACEQFERDWSGYLRIRLDEDVLGAARLVIQRHALRGFDGIHLASALTLQNRWDETVIVVAADQRLLRAAAAEGLATLDVETGAATRRGRRR